Proteins encoded together in one Asterias rubens chromosome 4, eAstRub1.3, whole genome shotgun sequence window:
- the LOC117289434 gene encoding uncharacterized protein LOC117289434 isoform X5 → MISDNKKELHEADKLFKKLIAPGLRSFRLDSHVHQHYGPLKIDPVLLPFRSSTGHGTLQASKTPHSTSRSGRTPLATEIMFDESFPKIGGQASSSAVEFGDGFYAASGLRGQQHRMDTSLSSASCTASVPWTFYSTTKMKQLPLPQVQSSEVLGSTTSNPRGKKNVSVCSDRYLGTSRVGQQQLHRRSRSAADVLHPMSSNASSNDQVRRFEEERIALLQTKSLRKSTEVMAHRKDRKYHMCGSGLPLFNRYLVDSEEMDRLRQLTKARSTKRGSSPVSYYGGFGGRINSGHYTRQKKISSPTQEQNDDSQGQENEEETGETREVENMMPNVKISRILKKKPLNGKDAFLTEFNPAAGDTDIEDMFGNFKDDSSSANPPPAADSALNPEDNDTTHMTAEEALTKMLISDDQIAAMEDDLKKINLLKGGMEKVGHLEESRQDLEELKTDSVSETADYGEDVFGKVRSDEELKEIERRREKKQEERRAKSAKKAEETIVSSAKVSQAKSKMAEIYNFISSGQQEVFEKKFEDFDTDGNGVISLQELFSRMYRGKDKETARTFMQVFDLNKDKTIEQREFVIVAALNDKLTGRVTDSLDAPLELDLEMLAQHITAYKELFEVTDQDADGRLTLEDIMLSIALSGNIESGTDPEVVKHVHNTIDADDSGTVDFMEFLTYIPFFLKLHKRMVQSRHITIAEVETARKAVKKAVLKIKSSSNQTMIAF, encoded by the exons ATGATCTCTGACAATAAAAAAG agCTCCATGAAGCGGACAAACTTTTCAAAAAGCTTATCGCTCCCGGCTTAAGAAGCTTCCGTCTGGATTCTCATGTACACCAGCATTATGGCCCTCTCAAGATTGACCCAGTGCTCTTACCGTTTCGGTCAAGCACAGGCCATGGGACGTTACAAGCCTCTAAGACTCCCCATAGTACCTCTAGAAGTGGGAGGACACCTCTTGCAACAGAGATAATGTTCGATGAGTCGTTTCCGAAGATCGGTGGCCAAGCGTCCAGCAGTGCGGTTGAATTTGGAGATGGTTTT tatgCTGCATCAGGTTTGAGAGGCCAACAGCACAGAATGGATACATCTCTGTCATCAGCAAG CTGCACTGCAAGCGTGCCATGGACGTTCTA TTCTACAACTAAGATGAAGCAGCTGCCTCTTCCCCAGGTACAAAGTTCTGAGGTCCTTGGGTCTACAACCTCCAACCCAAGAGGAAAGAAGAATGTTAGTGTCTGTTCTGACCGATATCTTGGGACGTCCAGGGTGGGGCAGCAACAGCTACACAGAAG AAGCAGGTCAGCTGCAGATGTCCTCCATCCAATGTCTAGCAACGCGTCTTCAAATGATCAAGTGCGGAGGTTTGAGGAAGAAAGGATAGCTCTGCTTCAAACCAAATCACTTCGGAAATCAACAGAG GTAATGGCACACCGTAAAGACAGGAAGTATCACATGTGTGGTTCCGGCCTCCCTTTATTCAATCGTTACTTGGTTGATAGTGAAGAGATGGATCGACTCAGACAACTCACCAAAGCCAGGTCAACCAAGAGAGGAAG TTCACCAGTGAGCTACTATGGTGGATTTGGAGGAAGGATCAACAGTGGTCATTATACCCGGCAG AAGAAAATATCGTCGCCAACACAAGAGCAGAATGATGATAGCCAAG GTcaagaaaatgaagaagaaactGGAGAGACAAGGGAAGTTGAAAA CATGATGCCAAATGTCAAGATTTCGCGGATTCTGAAAAAGAAGCCTTTAAATGGAAAAGA TGCCTTCTTGACAGAATTTAACCCAGCGGCGGGAGATACCGATATCGAGGATATGTTTGGTAACTTTAAGGACGACAGCTCAAGCGCAAATCCCCCGCCAGCTGCAGACTCGGCTCTGAACCCCGAGGACAACGACACAACCCACATGACGGCCGAAGAAGCTCTGACAAAAATGCTCATCAGTGATGATCAGATCGCAGCAATGGAAGACGACCTCAAGAAGATCAACCTTCTTAAAGGAGGGATGGAGAAGGTCGGACATCTTGAGGAGTCTAGGCAGGACCTGGAGGAGTTGAAGACCGATAGCGTCAGCGAGACGGCGGATTATGGAGAGGACGTGTTCGGGAAAGTCAGGAGCGATGAAGAATTGAAGGAGATTGAGAGAAGGAGAGAGAAGAAACAGGAAGAGAGGAGAGCTAAGTCAGCCAAGAAGGCGGAGGAAACTATTGTATCATCCGCTAAGGTGTCTCAAGCAAAGTCTAAG ATGGCCGAAATCTACAACTTCATCAGCAGTGGACAGCAGGAAGTGTTTGAGAAGAAGTTTGAGGATTTTGACACCGATGGAAACGGTGTGATCTCGCTGCAGGAACTCTTCAGTAGGATGTATAGAGGCAAAGACAAAGAGACTGCACGGACCTTCATGCAG GTATTTGACCTGAACAAGGACAAGACGATAGAGCAGCGTGAGTTTGTGATCGTAGCTGCTCTGAACGACAAGCTGACAGGCAGAGTGACTGATTCACTAGACGCTCCACTAGAGCTAGATCTGGAGATGTTGGCTCAACACATCACTGCATACAAG GAGTTATTTGAGGTGACTGATCAGGACGCAGATGGCCGTTTAACTCTTGAAGACATCATGCTGAGCATCGCACTCTCGGGTAACATCGAGAGTGGAACCGATCCCGAGGTTGTCAAACATGTCCATAACACCATTGATGCTGACGATAGCGGTACCGTTGACTTTATGGAATTCCTGACTTATATACCATTCTTCCTGAAACTGCATAAGAGGATGGTACAGAGTCGACATATTACTATTGCGGAGGTTGAGACGGCAAGAAAGGCTGTGAAGAAAGCTGTGCTTAAGATTAAGAGCAGTAGTAATCAGACGATGATTGCATTCTGA